One genomic segment of Pongo pygmaeus isolate AG05252 chromosome 19, NHGRI_mPonPyg2-v2.0_pri, whole genome shotgun sequence includes these proteins:
- the GAST gene encoding gastrin codes for MQRLCVYALIFALALAAFSEASWKPRSQQPDAPLGTGANKDLELPWLNQQGPASHHRRQLGPQGPPHLVADPSKKQGPWLEEEEEAYGWMDFGRRSAEDENQQP; via the exons ATGCAGCGACTGTGTGTGTATGCGCTGATCTTTGCACTGGCTCTGGCCGCCTTCTCTGAAGCTTCTTGGAAGCCCCGCTCCCAGCAGCCAGATGCACCCTTAGGTACAGGGGCCAACAAGGATCTGGAGCTACCCTGGCTGAACCAGCAGGGCCCAGCCTCTCACCACCGAAGGCAGCTGGGACCCCAGGGTCCCCCACACCTCGTGGCAG ACCCGTCCAAGAAGCAGGGACCATGgctggaggaagaagaagaagcctATGGATGGATGGACTTCGGCCGCCGCAGTGCTGAGGATGAGAACCAACAACCCTAG